A genomic region of Anaerolineales bacterium contains the following coding sequences:
- a CDS encoding hydrogenase maturation protease: MRLLQYESYPIQQAFNTPGNLVLSLGNPMRGDDGIGSRIIECLKDHPQLPEHVTLMDASILRPEYLLSLNSYGRILIVDAAEIGRRVGDWMKVEIKTDEANPHLLNKMTSCHDLYLTDMIRMGLILGLWPAFVELYAVQPAQYDWGAGLSRQVREAVPLLCSEIIRQLNSPLCKAAPDKII; the protein is encoded by the coding sequence ATGCGACTACTTCAGTATGAAAGTTATCCCATCCAGCAAGCATTTAACACCCCTGGAAACCTTGTGCTTTCGCTGGGCAATCCGATGCGTGGCGACGACGGGATAGGCTCCCGAATCATCGAGTGCTTGAAAGACCATCCGCAATTACCCGAGCACGTGACATTAATGGACGCCTCGATATTACGACCGGAGTACCTGCTCAGCTTGAATTCTTACGGACGAATCTTGATCGTAGATGCGGCAGAAATCGGCCGGCGTGTAGGAGACTGGATGAAGGTCGAAATCAAGACCGACGAGGCAAATCCACATCTTCTCAACAAGATGACTTCCTGCCACGACCTGTATTTGACGGACATGATCCGCATGGGTCTTATCCTCGGTCTCTGGCCTGCGTTCGTTGAACTGTATGCTGTTCAACCCGCTCAATACGATTGGGGCGCTGGTTTAAGCCGGCAAGTTCGAGAGGCCGTCCCACTCCTGTGCAGCGAGATCATTCGCCAGCTCAATTCGCCGTTGTGCAAAGCCGCTCCGGACAAGATCATATGA
- a CDS encoding response regulator, with translation MTGKGRILVLDDEAGIRRACRRALEPQGYRIETVGTIEEFSRRLDEESFDLVLLDLMLPDGRGIDLLPLLKERDEDIVCVIITGYATVELAVDAIKQGAYDFISKPFTTDQLLMTVEQGLEKRHLSLEAKRLQNIEKKAEGLLRAKQDMERLDEMKSTFMLTVAHELRAPVSSALSLLRTLLHGLSGDMNENQSEIMDRIEIRLEMLLDLINDLIELSASKTPALMEAQESIAVQPVLEKIINHFSTEAESKSISLSLQAPTDTAYVEATKNGLEKIFANLIHNAIKYTPAYGRVEIALEDTGGRVKITVADSGIGIPEDDIPRLWNEFFRAHNARASGISGTGLGLSIVKQYVEEFAGIVGVESVENEGSTFTVELPKSESPPNDHL, from the coding sequence ATGACAGGTAAAGGAAGGATCCTCGTTCTCGACGATGAAGCGGGCATCCGCAGAGCCTGTCGCCGGGCTCTCGAGCCCCAGGGTTATCGTATCGAAACGGTAGGCACGATCGAAGAATTTTCTCGCAGGCTCGATGAAGAATCTTTCGATCTTGTCCTGCTTGACCTCATGCTGCCGGATGGCCGTGGAATCGATTTGCTTCCGCTGCTGAAGGAAAGGGACGAAGATATCGTCTGCGTCATTATTACAGGCTATGCAACCGTAGAATTGGCGGTAGACGCCATCAAACAGGGCGCTTACGACTTCATTTCAAAGCCGTTTACTACCGATCAACTTCTCATGACCGTCGAACAGGGATTGGAGAAGCGGCATCTCTCCCTCGAGGCGAAGCGATTACAGAACATCGAGAAGAAAGCCGAAGGATTACTGCGTGCCAAACAAGACATGGAACGACTCGACGAGATGAAATCGACCTTCATGTTGACGGTGGCACACGAACTGCGCGCTCCCGTAAGCAGCGCACTTAGTCTGCTGCGTACCCTGCTTCATGGTTTGTCCGGCGATATGAACGAGAATCAGTCTGAAATCATGGATCGGATTGAGATACGCCTGGAGATGCTGCTTGATTTGATCAACGATCTGATCGAACTCTCAGCAAGTAAAACGCCGGCGCTGATGGAAGCGCAGGAGTCGATCGCCGTTCAGCCTGTACTGGAAAAGATAATCAATCATTTTTCAACAGAAGCCGAAAGTAAATCGATCTCGTTGAGTCTGCAAGCGCCCACGGATACGGCTTACGTAGAGGCCACAAAAAACGGACTTGAAAAAATCTTTGCCAACCTGATTCACAATGCCATTAAATACACACCCGCCTATGGGCGCGTCGAAATCGCGCTCGAAGATACGGGCGGCAGAGTAAAAATTACCGTGGCAGACAGCGGCATCGGTATCCCGGAAGACGACATTCCGCGCTTATGGAACGAGTTCTTCCGCGCTCATAATGCCCGTGCTTCGGGAATTTCAGGCACCGGCCTGGGGTTGAGCATCGTCAAACAGTACGTCGAGGAGTTCGCTGGTATCGTAGGGGTTGAAAGCGTCGAGAACGAAGGCTCGACGTTCACCGTCGAACTCCCAAAATCGGAATCACCTCCCAATGACCATCTTTAA
- a CDS encoding CoB--CoM heterodisulfide reductase iron-sulfur subunit A family protein: MTEKVGVYICHCGSNIAGEIDVEGLAKWAKENLDGVVVARDYKFMCSSLGQELIEDDIKNEGLTRVVVGACSPHLHGKTFRRACANAGLNPYLCQMASLREQVSWVTEDKELANTKAKALISGAVHRVQYQKELTATEVPVNPNTLVVGGGIAGIQASLELADAGYQVYLVEREPSIGGHMAQFDKTFPTLDCAACILTPRMSDVGAHPNINLLSYSEVEEVSGYVGNFDVRLRKRARYVNEDDCTGCGICIDKCPKKVIDDVFEAGLGYRKAVYRPFPQAVPKFPVIDTESCIYFERGTCKACEKFCPTGAIDFEQEDTLLDIKVGNIILATGFDLFDTRRIPQYGYGRLANVFTSLEFERLCNAAGPTEGKVVMRDGVTQPKSVAIIHCVGSRDVRYNPYCSAICCMASLKFGHLVMEKTGAEVYSFYIDLRTNQKGYEEFYNRLLEEGMHFIRGRVAEVTDAARMPGEEGKLIVQAEDTLLGTQRRVPVDMVILMAGLESRADAHDVALKFGISCSMAGWFTERHPKLAPVATMTDGIFIAGTCQGPKDIPATVAQGAAASASVQSMITRGKVEIEPIVATIHEENCSGCRICNDLCPFNAIDFDEEKKVSVINQALCKGCGTCVAACPAQAISGAHFSNDEIIAEIEGLLFDTVSGNGAKAAEPAKDSVPA; this comes from the coding sequence ATGACAGAAAAAGTTGGTGTATACATTTGCCACTGCGGGAGTAACATCGCCGGTGAGATCGACGTTGAAGGTCTCGCAAAGTGGGCAAAAGAAAACCTCGATGGTGTCGTCGTTGCGCGTGATTATAAATTCATGTGCTCGTCGCTGGGTCAAGAGCTGATCGAGGATGACATCAAGAACGAAGGCCTGACGCGTGTCGTGGTGGGCGCTTGTTCGCCGCACCTGCATGGAAAGACCTTCCGCCGTGCCTGCGCCAACGCCGGCTTGAACCCCTACCTCTGCCAGATGGCGAGCCTGCGGGAGCAGGTCTCCTGGGTCACCGAGGACAAGGAATTGGCCAACACGAAAGCCAAGGCACTCATCTCGGGCGCCGTTCATCGCGTTCAATACCAGAAAGAACTTACAGCGACGGAGGTGCCGGTCAACCCCAATACCCTGGTCGTGGGTGGCGGGATTGCGGGCATCCAGGCTTCGCTCGAACTGGCGGACGCCGGTTATCAGGTCTATCTGGTGGAGCGAGAACCTTCCATCGGCGGACACATGGCGCAGTTCGACAAGACCTTCCCGACCCTGGACTGCGCGGCCTGCATTCTCACGCCGCGCATGTCGGACGTCGGTGCCCATCCGAACATCAACCTGCTGAGCTACTCGGAAGTGGAGGAAGTCAGCGGCTACGTCGGCAACTTCGACGTCCGTCTGCGGAAGAGAGCGCGCTACGTCAACGAAGACGATTGTACGGGCTGCGGGATTTGCATCGATAAATGCCCCAAGAAAGTCATCGACGACGTTTTTGAAGCCGGGCTCGGCTACCGCAAGGCGGTCTACCGCCCGTTCCCGCAGGCCGTCCCCAAGTTCCCTGTGATCGATACGGAATCCTGTATCTACTTCGAGCGCGGCACATGCAAGGCCTGCGAGAAGTTCTGCCCCACGGGCGCCATCGACTTCGAGCAAGAAGATACGCTTCTCGACATCAAAGTCGGGAACATCATCCTCGCCACGGGTTTCGATCTCTTCGACACGCGGCGGATACCGCAGTACGGCTACGGCCGGCTGGCGAACGTCTTCACCAGCCTCGAATTCGAACGGCTATGCAACGCTGCCGGCCCCACGGAAGGCAAGGTCGTAATGCGAGACGGGGTCACGCAGCCGAAATCGGTGGCCATCATCCACTGCGTCGGCAGCCGTGACGTACGCTACAATCCGTACTGCTCCGCGATCTGCTGTATGGCCTCCTTGAAATTCGGCCATCTGGTGATGGAGAAAACCGGCGCCGAAGTCTATTCCTTCTACATCGACTTGCGTACCAACCAGAAAGGTTATGAGGAGTTCTACAACCGCCTGCTCGAAGAAGGCATGCACTTCATTCGAGGCCGCGTCGCAGAGGTGACAGACGCCGCCCGGATGCCCGGTGAAGAAGGCAAATTAATCGTCCAGGCTGAGGACACGCTCCTCGGCACGCAGCGTCGCGTCCCGGTCGACATGGTGATCCTCATGGCCGGGCTCGAATCGCGCGCTGACGCACACGACGTGGCTTTGAAATTCGGGATCTCCTGCAGCATGGCAGGTTGGTTTACCGAACGCCATCCCAAACTGGCTCCCGTAGCTACGATGACCGACGGCATCTTTATCGCGGGTACCTGCCAGGGGCCGAAAGACATCCCGGCCACCGTCGCACAAGGCGCAGCCGCCTCAGCGAGTGTGCAATCGATGATCACTCGCGGAAAGGTGGAGATCGAACCGATCGTGGCCACCATTCACGAAGAGAATTGCTCCGGCTGTCGGATTTGCAATGACTTGTGCCCCTTCAACGCCATCGACTTCGACGAAGAAAAGAAGGTCAGTGTGATCAACCAGGCGCTGTGTAAA
- a CDS encoding pentapeptide repeat-containing protein, with protein MSTVMQLIRKLRNPENKIVLQAVAELRARGWLEDGSLKGIPLCYAHLQNADLFKANLTKVDLHQANLESADLSLANLQDAKLARAKMCNANFDEAFLQGADFFKANLHGAHNLNERQLTQVKRLWGAIMPDGASYDGRYNLSGDLEFARWGKIDIADPEAMADFLGVPLEVYLRGQERTRLVVEETSELFIDLSEEML; from the coding sequence ATGAGCACGGTGATGCAGTTGATTCGGAAATTACGAAACCCGGAGAATAAAATCGTTTTGCAAGCTGTTGCGGAATTGCGGGCCAGGGGCTGGCTCGAAGACGGTTCCCTGAAAGGAATCCCACTCTGCTACGCCCATCTGCAGAATGCGGATCTGTTCAAGGCAAACCTGACCAAAGTCGATTTGCATCAAGCGAATCTGGAATCCGCCGACTTGAGTCTGGCAAATCTGCAAGACGCCAAATTGGCCAGGGCCAAGATGTGTAACGCCAATTTCGATGAAGCCTTCCTCCAGGGCGCCGATTTCTTCAAGGCCAATCTACACGGAGCCCACAACTTGAATGAACGGCAGCTCACTCAGGTAAAACGCCTTTGGGGTGCTATTATGCCGGATGGTGCGTCTTACGATGGACGCTACAACTTGTCCGGCGATTTGGAATTCGCCAGGTGGGGCAAAATCGATATCGCCGATCCGGAGGCAATGGCGGATTTCCTCGGCGTACCGTTGGAAGTCTACTTACGCGGCCAGGAACGAACCCGGCTCGTCGTCGAGGAGACTTCAGAACTGTTCATAGATCTCAGCGAAGAGATGCTGTAA
- a CDS encoding cache domain-containing protein gives MSHFLLRLLAGRMQVVLIGSIVLMVALTLGLNALAISTVIDDYLKSAEAERIDRDMDLASQFYRLKAEDITDVGQRMSKDPRVVQALPDALEGLAEALAILDEEMSRKITVPNLSGTHFIGLLDDRGSIVLGRVLWSNDQLSDRITGGNWGELPIVEHVMTQNTAITATEIIPEEFLSQVGLAGQAFIPLKETPKAASTPYDLREGTAGLALTSVIPIDLEGTAKRVAVIVVYLFNNDFTLVDQIRETAGVDTATVFYGDLRVSTNVPDESGERAVGTRVSQEVFDVVLAEGRRYEGEAFVVNEWYITRYEPLIDHLDQVVGILYVGARKLSFDSLIDAFNQRVIVIAFICILCAAVFTMPISRFITRPIAELVDANKRLSRGDMSVRVQTHGRGELSLLGDSFNDMVEKLDETQKKLFHQEKLASVGQLAAGVAHEINNPLGTILLLTDVMYKETPEDDPHHEDLAVVIEEATRCKTIVADLLNFSRQQDILTTNTDIHALLERVVSDARRKPGLDQIEIVTHLDGDVPKIQADQDQMQQVFTNLLNNAAEAIEGRGRITISTQVENGQWLIIKLADTGCGIPEADMGKLFTPFFTKKASGKGTGLGLSIVYGIVKMHRGQIQVQSKMGEGTSVFVSLPIQHAPDSGR, from the coding sequence ATGAGTCATTTTCTTCTGCGTTTGCTGGCAGGCAGAATGCAGGTCGTTTTGATCGGATCTATCGTGCTCATGGTCGCATTGACCTTGGGACTCAATGCACTGGCGATCTCTACGGTGATCGATGATTATCTGAAATCCGCCGAAGCCGAACGCATCGATCGCGACATGGATTTGGCGAGCCAATTCTATCGCCTCAAGGCGGAGGACATCACGGACGTCGGCCAACGCATGTCGAAAGACCCTCGAGTGGTACAGGCTCTTCCCGATGCTCTGGAGGGCTTAGCAGAAGCGCTGGCGATACTGGATGAAGAAATGAGCAGGAAGATCACCGTTCCCAATCTCAGCGGCACACACTTTATTGGACTACTGGACGATCGGGGCAGCATCGTCCTGGGACGGGTACTTTGGTCCAACGATCAACTCTCGGATCGGATCACAGGCGGAAATTGGGGGGAACTTCCCATCGTTGAACACGTGATGACCCAAAACACGGCAATTACCGCTACCGAGATCATCCCGGAAGAATTCCTCTCTCAAGTGGGGCTTGCAGGGCAGGCTTTCATCCCGTTGAAAGAAACCCCAAAAGCCGCTTCGACGCCGTATGACCTGCGGGAGGGAACGGCCGGTCTGGCACTCACGAGCGTTATTCCCATCGATCTCGAGGGCACAGCGAAGCGCGTAGCCGTGATCGTTGTCTATCTGTTCAACAATGATTTTACGCTCGTGGATCAAATCCGGGAGACTGCCGGCGTCGACACCGCCACCGTTTTTTACGGCGACCTGCGCGTATCGACGAACGTGCCCGACGAAAGCGGGGAGCGAGCCGTCGGAACACGTGTGTCCCAGGAAGTCTTTGACGTCGTACTCGCCGAGGGCCGGCGATACGAAGGGGAAGCCTTCGTCGTCAACGAATGGTACATTACGCGTTATGAACCTCTGATCGACCACCTCGATCAAGTAGTGGGTATCCTATACGTTGGCGCCAGGAAATTGTCCTTCGATAGCCTGATAGACGCCTTCAACCAACGCGTGATCGTGATTGCCTTCATCTGCATCCTGTGCGCGGCGGTCTTCACCATGCCGATCTCGCGTTTCATCACCCGTCCGATTGCGGAACTCGTCGATGCAAACAAGCGTTTGTCCCGCGGGGACATGAGCGTGCGCGTGCAAACCCACGGCAGAGGTGAATTGAGCCTTCTGGGAGATTCCTTCAACGACATGGTGGAAAAGCTGGACGAGACGCAGAAGAAATTATTCCACCAGGAGAAACTCGCTTCCGTGGGCCAACTCGCCGCCGGCGTGGCGCATGAGATCAACAACCCACTCGGTACGATCCTTCTCCTGACAGACGTGATGTACAAGGAAACACCGGAAGATGACCCACATCACGAAGACCTTGCGGTGGTCATCGAGGAAGCGACTCGTTGTAAAACAATCGTTGCGGATCTGCTCAATTTCTCGCGCCAACAAGATATTCTCACAACGAATACTGACATCCACGCCCTGCTGGAGAGAGTCGTATCGGACGCACGCCGGAAACCGGGTCTCGATCAAATAGAGATCGTGACGCACCTCGATGGGGACGTTCCCAAAATTCAGGCCGATCAGGATCAAATGCAGCAAGTCTTTACCAACCTGTTGAACAACGCGGCCGAAGCAATCGAAGGCAGGGGCAGAATCACGATATCGACGCAAGTGGAAAATGGCCAATGGCTGATCATCAAACTGGCCGATACGGGTTGCGGCATTCCGGAAGCGGACATGGGCAAGCTCTTCACGCCATTTTTCACCAAGAAAGCTTCCGGCAAAGGCACCGGGCTGGGTTTATCGATCGTATATGGCATCGTCAAAATGCATCGCGGCCAAATCCAGGTTCAAAGTAAAATGGGTGAAGGGACCAGCGTTTTCGTATCGCTTCCTATCCAGCACGCGCCCGATAGCGGAAGATAA
- a CDS encoding CoB--CoM heterodisulfide reductase iron-sulfur subunit B family protein, which produces MRYGYYPGCSLGSTAAAYDQSTKAIAKPLGLELEEIHDWNCCGATEYFSIQKTAAYALVARNLALAANQGGLTQITAPCSACYLNLRKTDNYMGKYPEINEHTNEALAAGGLSYKPGSLKVRHLLDVVVNDVGLDAIQEKVTSPLKGLRLAPYYGCLLVRPTLGEQVDDPEYPTHLDELLDVVGATVVDFPLKAHCCGGHMTQISADTAYELIRRILQNAAEYEADAIVTVCPMCQLNLDAYQSQVNGHFGTSFNLPILYFTQIIGLAFGMKPKELGIGKEIVSASPLLSKIGAEVEEPEARPARRRRDDKSLPMPKI; this is translated from the coding sequence ATGCGATACGGCTACTACCCAGGATGTTCATTAGGCAGCACAGCCGCTGCATATGATCAATCTACAAAAGCAATTGCCAAGCCACTGGGTCTTGAGCTCGAAGAAATTCACGATTGGAACTGCTGCGGCGCTACAGAGTATTTCTCGATTCAAAAGACGGCCGCCTACGCCCTGGTCGCCCGCAACCTCGCGCTTGCCGCCAACCAGGGCGGCTTGACCCAAATTACCGCGCCGTGCAGCGCATGTTATCTGAACTTGCGCAAGACGGACAACTACATGGGCAAGTATCCCGAGATCAACGAACACACGAACGAGGCGCTCGCCGCAGGCGGGCTGTCCTATAAACCTGGCAGCTTGAAGGTGCGTCACTTGCTCGACGTGGTCGTCAATGACGTTGGCCTGGATGCCATCCAGGAGAAAGTGACCAGCCCGCTCAAGGGTTTGCGTCTGGCGCCGTATTACGGCTGTCTGCTCGTGCGCCCGACTCTCGGGGAGCAAGTGGACGACCCCGAGTATCCCACCCATCTCGATGAGTTGCTGGACGTGGTCGGTGCGACGGTGGTCGATTTTCCGCTCAAAGCGCACTGTTGCGGCGGGCACATGACGCAGATCAGCGCCGACACGGCATACGAGCTGATCCGCAGAATCCTGCAGAACGCCGCCGAATACGAAGCGGACGCCATCGTGACGGTCTGTCCCATGTGCCAGTTGAATCTCGATGCGTATCAATCGCAGGTCAACGGACATTTCGGAACATCCTTCAACCTGCCTATTCTCTACTTCACTCAAATCATCGGTCTTGCGTTTGGTATGAAACCAAAAGAACTTGGAATCGGTAAGGAAATCGTCTCGGCTTCCCCACTCCTGTCGAAAATCGGCGCAGAAGTAGAAGAGCCCGAGGCGCGGCCAGCGCGCAGACGACGTGATGACAAATCATTGCCGATGCCAAAGATCTAG
- a CDS encoding 4Fe-4S dicluster domain-containing protein, translated as MSVGQTKNDFLAEVIAKTPGGETLKTCLQCGTCGGSCPSGPDMDHTPRKLFAMIQAGMKEEVLQSNTPWYCVSCYYCMARCPKDIPITDIMYTLKNMAVEAKYYDSSDAPDFSESFIGYVEKYGRSFELGLATRYHLTHKPLSKFSYGPFALGMLMKNRVSLTPERIENIDQLRAILNKAKSLEVV; from the coding sequence ATGAGTGTAGGCCAAACCAAGAATGACTTTCTTGCGGAAGTTATCGCCAAGACCCCAGGTGGTGAAACCCTAAAGACCTGCTTGCAGTGCGGTACGTGTGGCGGGTCCTGTCCTTCCGGGCCGGATATGGATCACACGCCGCGTAAGCTATTTGCCATGATTCAGGCCGGCATGAAGGAAGAGGTCCTGCAGAGTAACACACCCTGGTACTGCGTTTCGTGCTATTACTGCATGGCGCGCTGCCCGAAAGATATCCCCATAACCGACATTATGTACACGCTGAAGAACATGGCCGTCGAAGCGAAGTACTACGACAGCAGCGATGCACCGGATTTCTCGGAGAGCTTTATCGGCTACGTCGAAAAATACGGCCGCAGTTTCGAGTTGGGCCTGGCAACTCGCTATCACCTGACCCATAAGCCCCTTTCGAAATTCTCCTACGGTCCATTCGCTTTGGGAATGTTGATGAAGAATCGCGTTTCGCTGACTCCGGAACGGATTGAAAACATCGATCAGCTTCGTGCCATTCTGAATAAAGCAAAGTCACTGGAGGTCGTCTGA
- a CDS encoding response regulator, producing MSKILIIDDDPDIVTAVHMVLENAGYQVLDAANGKEGVKVIKEDRPNLIILDVMMDTATEGFQFALKLRNPDPASDYAEFKDIPILMLTAIHSTTPLKFEPDIEYLPVELFVDKPIDPDDLLGKVEWLLEAQQVSTAE from the coding sequence ATGTCCAAGATTCTGATTATCGATGACGATCCCGATATTGTAACCGCCGTTCACATGGTTCTCGAAAATGCGGGCTACCAGGTGCTCGACGCCGCAAACGGAAAAGAAGGCGTCAAGGTCATCAAGGAGGACCGGCCCAATCTGATCATTCTCGACGTGATGATGGACACGGCCACCGAGGGTTTTCAGTTTGCGCTCAAACTCCGCAATCCTGATCCGGCGTCGGATTATGCGGAATTCAAAGACATCCCCATTCTCATGTTGACGGCTATCCACAGCACGACCCCCTTGAAGTTCGAGCCCGACATCGAATATCTGCCCGTCGAGCTCTTCGTCGATAAACCGATCGATCCGGATGACCTTCTCGGAAAGGTGGAATGGCTGCTGGAGGCGCAGCAGGTATCAACAGCAGAGTAG